Proteins encoded within one genomic window of Sphaerotilus montanus:
- the ubiE gene encoding bifunctional demethylmenaquinone methyltransferase/2-methoxy-6-polyprenyl-1,4-benzoquinol methylase UbiE, translated as MSDTHFGFKTVDEGQKARMVRGVFDSVASRYDVMNDLMSMGLHRVWKAYTLAVSGAREGHQVLDIAGGTGDLSRAFARKVGATGGVVHTDINEAMLHTGRDRLVDEGLVLPTVICDAEKLPFPAERFDIVSVAFGLRNMTHKDVALAEMCRVLKPGGKLLVLEFSKVAAPLGKVYDWYSFNVLPRLGQLVTGDADSYRYLAESIRMHPPQAELKAMMKSAGFGHVDVHNLSAGVVALHVGLKC; from the coding sequence ATGAGCGATACCCATTTCGGTTTCAAGACCGTCGATGAAGGCCAGAAGGCCCGGATGGTGCGTGGTGTGTTCGATTCGGTCGCTTCGCGTTATGACGTGATGAACGACCTCATGTCCATGGGGCTGCACCGCGTCTGGAAGGCCTACACGCTGGCGGTCTCTGGGGCTCGTGAAGGGCATCAGGTGCTGGACATCGCCGGTGGCACCGGTGACCTCAGCCGTGCCTTTGCGCGCAAGGTGGGTGCGACCGGGGGAGTGGTGCACACCGACATCAACGAGGCGATGCTGCACACCGGACGCGACCGACTGGTGGATGAAGGACTGGTGCTGCCGACGGTGATCTGCGACGCGGAGAAGCTGCCGTTTCCTGCCGAGCGGTTCGACATCGTCAGCGTCGCCTTCGGTCTGCGCAACATGACCCACAAGGACGTGGCGCTGGCAGAGATGTGCCGCGTGCTCAAGCCAGGTGGCAAGTTGCTGGTGCTGGAGTTCTCGAAGGTCGCGGCTCCCCTTGGCAAGGTGTACGACTGGTACTCCTTCAATGTGTTGCCGCGTCTGGGTCAACTTGTGACCGGTGATGCCGATAGCTACCGCTATCTGGCGGAATCCATTCGCATGCACCCCCCGCAGGCTGAACTCAAGGCCATGATGAAGTCCGCCGGCTTCGGGCATGTGGATGTGCACAACCTGTCTGCCGGTGTTGTTGCGCTGCATGTGGGCTTGAAATGCTGA
- a CDS encoding DUF3683 domain-containing protein encodes MNAPLPLNPILQMPGTPLDPAHAEARLREIPYNYTSFSDREIVIRLLGARAWELLDRLRGERRTGRSARMLYEVLGDIWVVQRNPYLEDDLIDNPKRRQLLIDALHHRLGEVEKRRDPGNDAGRDELVGELLKSARGAVERFGERFRMVHDLRQRTKKVLGRHTRKDNLKFDGLSRVSHVTDATDWRVEYPFVVLTPDTEAEMAALVAGCVELGLTIIPRGGGTGYTGGAVPLTWKSAVINTEKLEQMTEVEMVDLPGVPHKVATVWTGAGVVTQRVSDAAERGGFVFAVDPTSAEASCIGGNIAMNAGGKKAVLWGTALDNLASWKMVTPEAKWLEVIRLNHNLGKIHDIETASFELNYYDATGKTLERTERLDIPGRTFRKEGLGKDVTDKFLAGLPGIQKEGCDGLITSARWVVHRMPDHVRTVCLEFFGNPIQCVPSIVEIKNFMFDEMKKPGGAILAGLEHLDDRYLKAVGYATKSKRGGLPKMVLVGDIVGDDADAVARATSEVIRLANARSGEGFVAISADARKKFWLDRKRTAAISKHTNAFKVNEDVVIPLERMGEYTLGIERINIELSLRNKLALVDRLEALFTTGNLPLGKTDDANDIPSAELLGDRVAQALGLLREVRMLWSGWKTGLDVVQHDAASAGRSFFDQLQDRSLRASWKTQILKPLQQVFTGAAFIPVIDEMRRIHQEVLRGRVWVALHMHAGDGNVHTNIPVNSDNYEMLQTAHEAVARIMVLARSLDGVISGEHGIGITKLEFLTDDELKNFATYKAKVDPEGRFNKGKLLRQKDRQTDLGADTRSADLSEAYTPSFGLMTHESLIMQQSDIGDIAASIKDCLRCGKCKPVCATHVPRANLLYSPRNKILATSLLIEAFLYEEQTRRGISLKHWEEFEDVADHCTVCHKCLSPCPVKIDFGDVSMNMRNLLRKMGQKSFRPGNAAAMLMLNATNPETIKLARGAMVGVGMKAQRFAHDLFKSVAKKQTAAPPSSVGTAPIKEQVIHFINKKLPGGLPKKTARALLDIEDKDYVPIIRNPKATTAETEAVFYFPGCGSERLFSQVGLATQAMLWHAGVQTVLPPGYLCCGYPQRGSGQFDKAEKIITDNRVLFHRVANTLNYLDIKTVVVSCGTCYDQLQGYEFDKIFPGCRIIDIHEYLLEKGITLQGQGGFLYHDPCHTPMKLQDPMKTVKALLGDNVIESKRCCGESGTLGVSRPDISTQIRFRKEEEILKGEAQLRAAGQQGDLKILTSCPSCLQGLTRYGDDLKSGLLEADYIVVEMARQILGENWMPDYVQRANAGGIERVLV; translated from the coding sequence ATGAACGCACCGCTTCCCCTGAATCCGATCCTTCAAATGCCCGGTACCCCCCTGGACCCGGCGCACGCCGAAGCTCGCCTGCGCGAGATTCCGTACAACTACACCTCGTTTTCGGACCGCGAGATCGTGATCCGTCTGCTGGGCGCACGGGCCTGGGAACTGCTCGACCGCCTGCGCGGCGAGCGCCGCACCGGCCGCTCCGCGCGCATGCTCTACGAGGTGCTGGGCGACATCTGGGTCGTGCAGCGCAATCCCTACCTCGAAGACGACCTGATCGACAACCCGAAGCGGCGCCAGCTGCTGATCGACGCGCTGCACCACCGCCTCGGCGAAGTCGAGAAGCGCCGCGATCCGGGCAACGATGCCGGTCGCGACGAACTCGTTGGCGAATTGCTGAAGTCGGCGCGCGGTGCGGTCGAGCGCTTCGGCGAGCGTTTCCGCATGGTCCACGACCTGCGCCAGCGCACGAAGAAGGTGCTGGGTCGCCACACCCGCAAGGACAACCTGAAGTTCGACGGTCTGAGCCGCGTCTCGCACGTCACGGACGCAACCGACTGGCGCGTCGAGTACCCGTTTGTCGTGCTGACCCCGGACACCGAGGCCGAGATGGCCGCGCTGGTGGCGGGCTGCGTCGAGCTGGGCCTGACGATCATCCCGCGTGGCGGTGGCACGGGCTACACCGGCGGCGCCGTGCCGCTGACGTGGAAGAGCGCGGTCATCAACACCGAGAAGCTGGAGCAGATGACCGAGGTCGAGATGGTCGACCTGCCGGGCGTGCCGCACAAGGTGGCGACGGTCTGGACCGGCGCGGGCGTGGTGACGCAGCGCGTGTCGGATGCGGCCGAGCGGGGCGGCTTCGTCTTCGCGGTCGATCCCACGTCGGCCGAGGCGAGCTGTATCGGCGGCAACATCGCGATGAACGCGGGTGGCAAGAAGGCCGTGCTCTGGGGCACCGCGCTGGACAACCTCGCCTCGTGGAAGATGGTGACACCCGAGGCCAAGTGGCTCGAAGTGATCCGCCTGAACCACAACCTGGGCAAGATCCACGACATCGAGACCGCCAGTTTCGAGCTGAATTACTACGACGCGACCGGCAAGACGCTGGAGCGCACCGAACGCCTCGACATTCCGGGCCGCACCTTCCGCAAGGAAGGGCTCGGCAAGGACGTCACCGACAAGTTCCTGGCCGGCCTGCCCGGCATCCAGAAGGAAGGCTGCGACGGCCTGATCACCTCGGCGCGCTGGGTCGTCCACCGCATGCCCGACCACGTGCGCACCGTCTGCCTGGAGTTCTTCGGCAACCCGATCCAGTGCGTGCCCTCGATCGTCGAGATCAAGAACTTCATGTTCGACGAGATGAAGAAGCCGGGCGGCGCGATCCTGGCCGGGCTGGAGCATCTGGACGACCGCTACCTGAAGGCGGTCGGCTACGCGACCAAGAGCAAGCGCGGCGGTCTGCCCAAGATGGTGCTGGTGGGCGACATCGTCGGCGATGACGCGGACGCCGTGGCGCGGGCCACCAGCGAGGTCATCCGTCTGGCCAACGCCCGCTCGGGCGAAGGCTTCGTGGCCATCAGCGCCGATGCGCGCAAGAAGTTCTGGCTCGACCGCAAGCGCACGGCGGCGATCTCCAAGCACACCAACGCGTTCAAGGTGAACGAGGACGTGGTGATTCCGCTGGAGCGCATGGGCGAGTACACGCTGGGCATCGAGCGCATCAACATCGAACTCTCCCTGCGCAACAAGCTCGCGCTGGTCGACCGCCTCGAAGCCCTGTTCACCACCGGCAACCTGCCGCTGGGCAAGACCGACGACGCCAACGACATCCCGAGCGCCGAGCTGCTGGGCGACCGGGTGGCGCAGGCGCTGGGCCTGCTGCGCGAGGTGCGCATGCTGTGGTCGGGCTGGAAAACCGGTCTGGATGTGGTGCAGCACGATGCGGCGAGCGCCGGCCGCAGCTTCTTCGACCAGTTGCAGGACCGCAGCCTGCGCGCCTCGTGGAAGACGCAGATCCTCAAGCCGCTGCAGCAGGTCTTCACCGGCGCGGCCTTCATCCCGGTCATCGACGAGATGCGGCGCATCCACCAGGAAGTGCTGCGCGGACGGGTCTGGGTCGCGCTGCACATGCACGCCGGGGACGGCAACGTCCACACCAACATCCCCGTCAACAGCGACAACTACGAGATGCTGCAGACGGCGCACGAGGCCGTGGCGCGGATCATGGTGCTGGCGCGCTCGCTCGACGGCGTGATCTCGGGCGAACACGGCATCGGCATCACCAAGCTCGAATTCCTGACCGACGACGAGCTGAAGAACTTCGCGACCTACAAGGCCAAGGTCGACCCGGAAGGCCGCTTCAACAAGGGCAAGCTGCTGCGCCAGAAGGACCGGCAGACCGACCTCGGCGCCGACACCCGCTCGGCCGACCTGAGCGAGGCCTACACGCCGAGCTTCGGCCTGATGACGCACGAGTCGCTGATCATGCAGCAGAGCGACATCGGCGACATCGCCGCGTCGATCAAGGACTGCCTGCGCTGCGGCAAGTGCAAGCCGGTGTGCGCCACGCACGTGCCGCGCGCGAACCTGCTCTACAGCCCGCGCAACAAGATCCTGGCGACTTCGCTGCTGATCGAGGCCTTCCTCTACGAAGAGCAGACGCGCCGCGGCATCAGCCTGAAGCACTGGGAAGAGTTCGAGGACGTGGCCGACCACTGCACGGTCTGCCACAAGTGCCTCAGCCCCTGCCCGGTGAAGATCGACTTCGGCGACGTGTCGATGAACATGCGCAACCTGCTGCGCAAGATGGGCCAGAAGAGCTTCCGCCCCGGCAACGCCGCAGCGATGCTGATGCTCAACGCCACCAACCCCGAGACGATCAAGCTCGCCCGTGGCGCGATGGTCGGCGTGGGCATGAAGGCGCAGCGCTTCGCCCACGACCTGTTCAAGTCAGTGGCGAAGAAGCAGACCGCTGCCCCGCCGTCCTCGGTCGGCACCGCGCCGATCAAGGAACAGGTGATCCACTTCATCAACAAGAAGCTGCCGGGTGGTCTGCCGAAGAAAACGGCGCGGGCGCTGCTGGACATCGAGGACAAGGACTACGTCCCGATCATCCGCAACCCGAAGGCGACGACCGCCGAGACGGAAGCGGTGTTCTATTTCCCGGGCTGCGGCTCGGAGCGGCTGTTCTCGCAGGTCGGGCTGGCCACGCAGGCGATGCTCTGGCACGCGGGCGTGCAGACGGTGCTGCCGCCGGGCTACCTGTGCTGCGGCTATCCCCAGCGCGGCTCGGGCCAGTTCGACAAGGCCGAGAAGATCATCACCGACAACCGGGTGCTGTTCCACCGGGTCGCCAACACGCTGAACTACCTCGACATCAAGACGGTGGTGGTGTCGTGCGGCACCTGCTATGACCAGCTCCAGGGCTACGAGTTCGACAAGATCTTCCCCGGCTGCCGGATCATCGACATCCACGAGTACCTGCTGGAAAAGGGCATCACGCTGCAGGGGCAGGGCGGGTTCCTCTACCACGACCCCTGCCACACGCCGATGAAGCTGCAGGATCCGATGAAGACGGTCAAGGCGCTGCTCGGAGACAACGTCATCGAGAGCAAGCGCTGCTGCGGCGAGTCCGGGACACTGGGCGTGAGCCGGCCGGACATCTCGACCCAGATCCGCTTCCGCAAGGAGGAGGAGATCCTCAAGGGCGAGGCGCAGCTGCGCGCGGCGGGGCAGCAGGGCGACCTGAAGATCCTGACCTCGTGCCCGAGCTGCCTGCAGGGCCTGACCCGCTATGGCGATGACCTCAAGAGCGGCCTGCTCGAAGCGGACTACATCGTCGTCGAGATGGCCCGCCAGATCCTCGGAGAGAACTGGATGCCCGACTACGTGCAGCGTGCCAACGCGGGCGGTATCGAGCGGGTGCTGGTCTGA
- a CDS encoding gamma-butyrobetaine hydroxylase-like domain-containing protein has protein sequence MSRPSTPQPTALTLHQQSRVLEIGFSDGAVFRLPYELLRVYSPSAEVRGHGPGQEVLQTGKRLVEIVDIEPVGHYAVQPSFNDGHNTGLYTWEMLYDLGVNQDACWQDYLDRVSAAGVDRDAPMAPAAGSACASH, from the coding sequence ATGTCGCGCCCGTCTACCCCTCAGCCGACTGCGCTGACCCTGCACCAGCAGTCTCGCGTGCTGGAAATCGGTTTCAGCGACGGTGCCGTGTTCCGTCTGCCCTACGAACTGCTGCGGGTGTACTCGCCATCGGCGGAGGTGCGTGGACATGGTCCCGGGCAGGAGGTGCTGCAGACCGGCAAGCGTCTGGTCGAGATTGTCGACATTGAGCCGGTGGGCCACTACGCGGTGCAGCCGTCGTTCAACGATGGCCACAACACCGGACTCTACACCTGGGAGATGCTCTACGACCTGGGTGTGAACCAGGATGCCTGCTGGCAGGACTATCTCGACCGGGTGAGCGCGGCGGGTGTGGACCGGGATGCTCCGATGGCGCCGGCGGCCGGCAGTGCCTGTGCCAGCCACTGA
- the ugpQ gene encoding glycerophosphodiester phosphodiesterase: protein MVVVTPWPYPTWIAHRGAGRLAPENTLAAFRAGAALGWRAFECDVKLSADGVPFLLHDDTLERTTDAAGSAGNLNWADLARLDAGGWHGRLYAGEPPCSLDAIAAFCLRNGHLLNLELKPVPGDEERTGQVVAQAVRQRWGEAVRDGLSAWPLLSSFEPRALAAAREAVPELPRALLLDRLAPDCFDIAERLDCVAVILEESLVHADLVRTLHHDGLRVLAYTVNDAGRADLLLDLGLDGLITDAVDTFVPGP from the coding sequence ATGGTCGTGGTCACGCCCTGGCCCTACCCGACCTGGATCGCCCACCGCGGCGCCGGCCGGCTCGCGCCCGAGAACACGCTGGCCGCCTTCCGTGCCGGCGCGGCACTGGGCTGGCGGGCCTTCGAATGCGACGTCAAGCTGAGCGCGGACGGCGTGCCCTTCCTGCTGCACGACGACACGCTGGAGCGCACCACCGACGCGGCCGGCAGCGCCGGGAATCTGAACTGGGCCGATCTCGCACGGCTGGATGCCGGCGGCTGGCACGGCCGCCTGTACGCGGGCGAGCCGCCGTGCAGCCTGGACGCCATCGCCGCGTTCTGCCTGCGCAATGGGCACCTGCTCAATCTGGAACTCAAGCCGGTCCCCGGTGACGAGGAGCGGACCGGTCAGGTCGTCGCCCAGGCGGTCCGGCAACGCTGGGGTGAAGCGGTGCGGGACGGACTGAGTGCCTGGCCCCTGCTCAGTTCCTTCGAGCCACGCGCGCTGGCCGCCGCCCGCGAGGCGGTGCCGGAGTTGCCGCGCGCGCTGCTGCTGGACCGACTGGCCCCCGACTGCTTCGACATCGCCGAGCGGCTGGACTGCGTCGCGGTGATCCTGGAGGAGTCGCTGGTCCACGCAGACCTTGTGCGCACGCTGCACCACGACGGGCTGCGGGTACTCGCCTACACGGTCAACGACGCTGGGCGGGCCGATCTGCTGCTCGATCTGGGTCTGGACGGGCTCATCACGGACGCGGTCGACA